ACGACCGAGTGGAGGAAGAAGTGCCCCGGGTCGAGGAAGACGAGGACCCACACGATGCCCGCGAGCGAGAAGGACAGCGCGGTCAGCAGGAAGAGGCGACCCGCCAGCTCGTAGAGGTCGAGCAGCCGGTAGCGGAGCACGGACTGCGACAGGACGTAGAGGAAGACCAGGATGAGCACCGTGCCGACGGGCGGGATCTCGAGGCCGGCGTAGGGCAGGTACTCCGCCAGCGTGAACACCGCGGCCAGCGCGCCGACCACCGCCAGGTACGTCAGCCGCGCGCGCTCGAAGCGGGAGCGCGCCACGCGACCGGCGCGGAAGAGCATCACCATCGCCGCCGCCAGCAGCACGAAGACGTAGGTGAAGATGAGCGCGGCGAAGAAGATCTGGTGGAAGAGCGGGGTGAAGACCGCCGCGATCATGCCGAGCGAGAGCAGGAACGCGCCGCGCTGGAGCTGCGTGGCCCGCCTCGACTCGGGTTGCAGGAACGTGCGGAAGAACTGCACTGCGCTGAGCGGCAGCAGCACCGCGCACACGAAGTTAAGCCGTGCGAGGAACGGGCCGCCGTCGAAGAAGCGGACCAGGAACGTCGAGAGGTACCAGGCCGCGACCGTCGCGCCGAAGAGGCTGAAGTACCAGTGCACCCGCCGCTTGCGGGGGCGCAGGAGGACGGTCGACGCGATGGCGAAGCAGAGGACCGCTGCGAGCAGCGAGGTCTGGGTGCGAAGATCCACGCGAGCGCAGCGTACGGGGCGGCGGGGGTGCGCTCAACCGCGCCCAGCCCGTGTCAGCAGCTCCGCGCGCACGTGCCCGAGCAGCACTCGCGGTTGGGTGGCGAGCACGGGTTGCCGCACATGCCGCAGTTGGCTGCGCTGGTGCCCAGCTCGATCTCGCAGCCCGTCAGGGGGTTGCGGTCACAGTCGTCGAACCCGGGCGCGCACGCGTCGATCCTGCAGGTCCCCGCTTCGCAGCTCGACGTCGTGTTCGGCTGCACGCAGCTGACGCCGCACTCTCCGCAGTGCTCGGGGTCGGTGTCGAGGTCGAAGCCCTCGTCGACGCTCCCGTCGCAGTCGTCGTCGACGCCGTTGCAGAGCTCGTCCGGGACGCACGCGTCGAACGGACCGGCGTCCAGCGTGGGCCGCGTGCCGTCCCAGCGATCGAGCTCCCCATCCGCGACCTCCAGAGGTCGGCAGCCGCCGCGCGCGCAGGTCTCGGCGCCGCAGTCGACGCCGCCGCACTCCGAGAGGAGCTCCACGCGCCACACCACGATCTCGCCGCTCCGAAACGTGACGTCTCCGGTGCGCGCCACGACGTCCGATCCCGACGCGCGGCCGACGACGCGGATCCGAAACGGCCCCAGCGGCCCGCCCTCGTGCGTCATCGCGAGGGTGCGAGGGAGCGGCACCTGCCCCGGGCCGAGCTGCGCGCTCGCGGTCTGCGTCCTGCCGTCGGGGCCGTCGGCGGTGACCTCGATGCGGTCCAGCTCGCTCGGAACGCTCAGGTCCGAGTTGACCTCCACGAGGATCTGCGTGGGCTGCGACGTGCATCCCGCGACCAGCACCAGGGCGATGACGAATCTCAGGGCCACGAGAGCACCCCTGGCTCGAAGTTGCCGCGGACGGGGTCTGTCGAGCCCCCGCCGACCGCGATGGCGACGATGACGATGCCCACCACGAGCAGCACCCCTCCGCCGACCGCAGCCCAGAACCCCCACTCCTCGTGGAGCGGCGTCGCCGTGGGTGTGACGACGGGATCCGCCTCCACGACCTCCGGCGCGGCCCCGACGCCGAGGTAGACGCGCGTGCGCTCCCCGGCCTCCGCGCGTATCGAGACTCGAGCCACGCTGCGCGCGCCTCGGGTCGCCTCGACGACATGGGGGCCCGGCTCGACGTAGACATCTTCGTCGAGCGCCTCCTGGCTCAGCGGCACCTCATCGAGCGCGACGCGGGTGTCGGCGAGCTCCGGCGCGCGCTCCACGCGCAGTCGGGCCGCCTCCCGATCCATGCGCTCTCGCAGCGCCGCCGCGAGCTCACGGAGCGAGTCGGGTGTGTCCGGCGCGGCTTCGAGAGCCCTGAGGTTCGTGTCGGCTTCCCGATGCGCCCCGAGCTCCACCTCGGCCGCGGCCAGGTTGTACCGGATGGCCGGCGCGTCCCGGAGCGCGAGCGCAGCGCGGAACGCGGTGACGGCGTCCGCCCAGGCCTCGCCGCGGGTGTGTGTGACGCCTTCGGCGAACAGGGCGCGTGCACGCGCGGCGCGCTCCTCTTCGGGCTCGGCTGCGGGCTCGCCGGCCGGGTTCTCGTCCTGCCCGTGCGCGAGCGTGGGGAGCGCGAGGCTCGCAGCCAGGGCGAACAGAAGGCCGGTCGCGGTCAGAAACCAGGGTCGGTGACGATCACCGGCCCCCCTCGTCGGCCGCCCCGGCCAGTCGAGGGCGTCCGCCGGTCGCGGGGGCGTGTCGTCGGTGCTTCGGGCTCGGATGGCTCTTCTCGCGTCGCGGTCTCGACCTCGGTACTTGCGGTCGAGTCGGCGAGATTATCATCGTCCGAAGGCGAGGGAACATCCTCTTCCTGCGCCGCCTCCCGAGAAGGAGGTGCGACGAAGGCGGTCGAGCCCCCGATCGCGGCTCCGCCACCGCTCGCGGGGCCCGTCGATGCCGGTGAAGGAGAGGGGGCCGGCGCGAGATCCGCCACGTCGTCATCGCCTCCGAACGACGACAGCGCGAAGACCGTTGCGATGAGGGCCAGCGCGAGGATGGCGATCCCGGCGTACATCCAGACCGGCCGGCGCGTCGACGGGCTCTCCGGCACCTCCGAGCTCTGCGCCACGCCCGAGCTGGTGATGCTCGCCAGCAGCCTCGCGCGGAGGTCTTCGTCGGCATCGAGGCTCGGCCCGGCGTGGAGCTCGCGCGCGAAGAGCTCCTCCATGAGCAGCCCGATCCGGCCTGCGCTGACCACCTCCTTCATGTCCGCGAGGAGATGGTCGAGATCGTGCTGGAAGTCCTCCGCCCGCTGGTATCGCTGGCCGGGGTCCTTTGCCAGCGCGCGCGTCACGATCTGGTCGAGGCCCGGGGGGACGTCGTCCCGGAACGTCGAGGGCGGCGGCGTCTCCTCCTCGAGGATCGCCTTGACCGTGTCGTATTGCGTCTTGCGGCCGAAGAGCCGCCGGCCGGTCAGGGTCTCGAAGAGGCAGACCCCCAGCGCGAAGACGTCGGAGCGCGGGTCGACCGGCTGACCCATCGCCTGCTCCGGGGACATGTAGCCGAACTTGCCCTTCACCGCGCCAGCTTCCGTCGAGTGCTCGCTGCGCTCCGCCTTCGCCACGCCGAAGTCGAGCAGCTTCACGATGCCGTCGTATCGGATCATCACGTTGTGGGGCGAGACGTCGCGGTGGACGATCCGGAGCGGTCGGCCCGCCGAGTCCTTCGCGCGGTGCGCGTAGTGCAGCGCCTCGGCGACCAGCGAGAAGATGCGCAGGAGCTCGGGGATCGGGACGCGGCGCTTCTTCCTGGTGAGCCGGACGACGAGGCCGCGCAGGGTCTGCCCCGGCACGTGCTCCATCGCGATGTAGAAGCGCCCCTCGTGCCGGCCACACTCGTAGACCGTGCAGATGTTCGGGTGAGACAGGCGCATGGCGAGGCGCCCCTCGTTGAGGAACATCTTCGCGAACTCACCGTCCTCCGCGAACTCCCCGCGGACCACTTTGATGACGACGCTGCGGGAGCCCGCGCCCTCGAGCGATTGCCGGGCGAGGAGGATGTCCGCCATCCCGCCCGTCGCGAGCCGCCCCAGCACGTCGAACCGAGCGAAGCGGCCGATGACCTCCGCCTCGGTCGCGTCGGGGATGAGCGAGTCCTCGCGGGCCGGAGGCGCGGCGGTGGGGCGCGTGCTGGACCGACCGGGAGCGTCGCCCTCGGCCTGTTCGGTTTGTGCTTCGGGCGCGGGCGCGACGTCGTTCGCCGAGGGCTGCTCCGCCCGCGCCACGGGGCCGCTCGTCTCACCGGACTCCGTCGCCTCGCTCGACCTCGCGGCGGGCTGGGGCGCCGCGCCGCTCGGGGGCCGAGGCGGCTTCGGTCCCTTCGGTGGCATCCGGCTCGGCGGAGGCGGGACGTTCACCTTCGCGCGGCGGGCCTGGCTGGCGGTCGGGATCGATGGGGGGCGAGTCGAGGTCGGGGCCTCGTCCGCCTGCGCATCCTGGTCTCGTCGCGCACCCATGCCCGGGCAGGATACGTGATCTGCACCGCGCTTGCCTCCCCGGCTCACGCGGATCGCTCGCGTTCAGCCGCGCGGGTTGCTGCTGGGCTGAGGGGAGGGGTCGTCCGCGTGGGGGTTGGTGCTCGGCTGCGGGGACGGGTCTCCCGCGCGGTTGCCGCCGCTGCCCGACATGCTCGGCTGCGGCGAGGGATCGCCGCTCGCGATGTCCTCCGCGCTCGGGAGCGCGGCGAGGTCGAGCGCCAGCAGGTAGCGCTCACCGAGCTCGTCGGCCTCGTCGTCGAGGCCCTCCTTCTCGAGCTCCTCCTGGACCGACTCGACCGTGTCGACGCAGACGATGCTGCCGCTCTCGTCGACGGCGGCGACCAGGCCCGAGTCCGCGCCCGCGAGCGCGTAGTCGGTGGCCCGGTCGAGGCGATCCTCACAGCCCGCGGGGGCCGCCATCCAGGCGGTGGAGTCCACCTGGTCGAGCGCGATGGTCCCGGGCGCGACCTCGATGAGCGAGGTGCGGTTGGCCGCGTCGACGGCGAGGGGACCGGGGCCGCCGAGGCTGCAGCCGGTGACGAGCGCCGCGAGGGCGACGGTCGGGACGAGGATGAGCGAATGGATACGGTTCTTCATGACTCAGCTCCCCGCCTTCAGGTCGTACTGTTTGACGAGCTGTGACAGGCGTGGACGTTTCATCCCGAGCAGGTCGGCCGCTCGCGTGATGTTCCCGTCCGTCTCTTCCAGAGCGCGCACGATGCACTCGCGCTCCATGACCTTCTTCATCTCGAGCAGCGACACGTCGCCGCCCCGGACCCGCTCGTAGAGCATGCTCTCGACCGACTCCTGGATCGTCGGGGCGAGCTCCGCCCGCTCCCCGCGGGCCGCGCTCGCACGCTCGGGCGGCAGGAAGCTCTCCGAGAACGCCGCGAAGTCGTCCGGGACGAGCACACCACCGTCGGCGAAGAGCGTCGCCGAGCGGAGGACGTTCTCGAGCTCCCGCACGTTGCCCGGCCATCGGTGTTGCGAGAGGCAGGCGATGGCCTCCGGGCTCATGCGCTTGACGGGCTCACCGCGCTCCTGGGCGATCCGCCCGAGCAGGTGCTCGGCGAGCGGGCCGACGTCCGCGAGTCGCGCGCGCAGCGGCGGCATCTCCATCATCACGCCGCGGAGGCGGTAGTAGAGGTCTTCGCGGAACGTCCCGTCCTCGACCATCTGCTCGAGGTCACGGTGCGTGGCCGCGATGATGCGGACGTCGACCTCGATCTTCTGCGTGCCGCCGACGCGCTCGAACTCGCGCTCCTGGAGCACGCGGAGCAGCGCGACCTGCGTCTTGGCGGAGATGTCGCCGATCTCGTCGAGGAAGATGGTCCCCCCGTCCGCGAGCTCGAAGCGACCCTTCTTGCGCGCGTTGGCGCCCGTGAACGCGCCCCGCTCGTGGCCGAAGAGCTCGCTGAGCAGCAGCGTCTCGACCAGCGCGGCGCAGTTCACCTTCACCAGCGGCTTGTTGCGGCGCTTGCTGCTGTCGTGGATGGCCTGCGCCACCAGCTCCTTGCCCGTGCCGCTCTCGCCGCGCACGAGCACGATGGCGTCGGCGGCGGCGACCTTGTCGATGACGCCGAAGACCTGCCGCAGCGCGGGCGAGGTGCCGACCAGCTCGGGGAAGCGGCGGCGCCACTCCGCGTCTCGCTCGTCGCCGAGGCCGCTCTTCGGGAGGGCGCTCTTCGGGAGGGCGCGGTGCGTGCCCGTCAGGGCGCGAGGCGGCGGCACCGACTCGTGCCGGGTCCGCGTCCACGCGGAGGCCAGGCCGCCGGCGACCGTGCTCAGCTCCTGGCGCAGCGGGCGCTCGGCCCAGGCGGCGCGCGCCTCGTCCGGCACGCGCGACGTCAGGTCGTCTTCCACTCTCTGGGCACGCTCCAGGACCCGCGTCGCGAGCCCCACTTCGCCCGAGTCGCCGAGGGCGCGGGCGTGCCGGATCAGCGCCTTGAGCAGGCGCTCCGGATCCTCGCAGGCCTCCGCGAGGTCCACGGCGCGACGCGCGGCAACGCGGGTGTCGCCCCCCGCGGCGCGCTCGAGGTCGGCGGCGACCCGCGCGCGGTCGGCCTCGTGCTTGGCCGGCAGCTCCAGCGGCAGCTCGCCCAGCAGCGCGCGCGCCGCCGGGACGTCGCCGTCCACCAGGTGCAGGCGGACCAGCTCGAGCGCCGCCTCGTGCTGACGCACCGAGGAGAGCCGCGCGAAGGCGTCGCGGGCGGTGGCGAACGCGTCCCGCGCCGCGCTGACGTTGCCGTCCGCTCCGTCGATGCGCCCGCTGAGGAGCAGGCTCTCTGCGAGCACCGAGCCAGGGAGCTTGCCCCCGACGCGGGTCGCGAACTCGCAAAGGCCGCGGGCGCGGCCGCGCTCGCCGAGGGTCAGGTAGAGCTCGCCCAGGTTGTTCGCCACGCGCGCGAGCATCGCCCGGTTGCCGAGCCGCTTCAGGAGGCTGACCGCCTGGTGGTAGTAGTCGAGCGCGTGACCGTAGTCGCGCCCGAGGTGCGCGATGACCGCGAGGTTCTCGGTGGCGATGGCGCGCTCGCGGGTGTCGCTGACGCGGCTCGCGACGTCGATGGCCACGTGGCACGCGCGCTCGGCGCCCTCCAGGTCTCGCTGCAGGAGCAGCGCGACGGCGAGGTTGGTGTGGGCCTGCGCTTCCTGGTGGCCGAGGCCGGACGCCTTGGCCTCGTCGCGGTTGCGCTCGAACAGCGGCGCGGCCACCGTCGGCTCCTTCTGCGCGAGCGCGAGCTTGCCGAGCGTGTTGCGCGCCATCAGCGCGATCACGAGCTTGCCCGCGTCCTCCGCGGCGGCCAGGGCGCGGGCGCCCCAGCGATGGGCCTCGCCGTAGTCGGCGCTCTGGTAGTAGAGCTCCGCGAGGTGGGCCTCGACCTCGGCCTGCAAGCTCGGGTCGCCGCTCCGCTCGGCGTGCCCGTGGGCCCGCACCAGCACCTCCGCCGCCTCCTCGTGCTCGCCCGCCTGCGTCAGGAGCTGCCCGACGCGCAGCGCCGCGACGGGATCCGAGGGGCTGGCGGCGAGGACCTCGCGCGCGTGCTCGAGCGCGCGGCGGTAGTGGCCGGACACACGGTAGAGCTCCGCGAGCTGCTCGCGGATGGCGGCCGGGACGTCGTCGGAGGCCTCGAGGAAAGACTCGAGCAGCGCGGCCGCCTCACCGACCGCGTGGCGCGCCGACAGCGACGCCGCGGCCACGACCGCGAGCTCCGAGGCGCGCGCGTGGTCCCCCGCCGCGATCGCGTGTCGCACGGCCTCTTGCAGGTCGACCCCGTCGGCGCAGACGTCGGCGCTGCGCAGGTGCAGCGCGCGCTGGCGCGCCGTCGAGAGCAGGCCGTAGCAGCGCTCGCGGTCCGCCTCTCGGCCGAAGCTGAAGAGGATGCGGCCGTCGACGATGTTCTTGCCGAGCAGGTCGCAGCCCGCGAACGCCCCGCGCTCCACCGGGGTCGGGTCGACCTGCGCGATGCGAGACAGCTCGTCGAGATCGGCGTGACGCCCCACGACGGCGAGCGCCTCGACCATGCTGCGCGCGATGGGCGGCAGCGCGTCGAGCCGACGAGCGAGCCGGGCCTCGGGCGTCAGCGGCTGCCCCTCGAGCAGGAGATCGATCGCCTCCGGCACGCCGCTCGTGCGCTCGAGGATGCGCTCGAGCGCGCCCCGGGACTGCAGGTAGGCGCGCACGCCAGCGAGATCGAGCGTGCCGACCTCCAGACGGGTGGCGCGGTCGTTGGCGCGGAGCGCTTCGATCGGCGCGGGGAGCCCGCCCTCGGGGTCGGTGCGGAGGCTGGCGACGAAGAGCGCGCGGGTCGGCGCGTCGCGGCCGTCCAGTCGGTCCTCGACGGGGCCGCCTTCGATCAGGAACTCCAGCAGCTCGACGGTCCCGCGGTCGGCGCGCTCCACGTGGTCGAGCACGATGAGCGGGGCGCGCAGGCGCGCCACCTCGCGCAGCAGCCCCGCGACGGCGTCGAAGAAGCGCAGCCGCTTCTCGAACACGGCCGTCTCGGGCGTGGCGCCGGGGAGGTCGTCGGTCGCGAACGGCACCCGCTCGGCGTCCGCGCCGCCGTGGAGGTGCCAGAGTCGATGGCAGCCGCCGCGGCAGGCGAGGCCCGCCAGGTCCGTCTCCGGCGCGACACCGACCTCCTCGAGGAAGCGCAGTGAGCGGTCGACGATCTGCGCGAACGGCCCGAAGGCGCGGCCGGGCTCGCAGCGCCCCTCGAGCACGACGCCGCCCTGGAGGCGCACCCGGCTCTTGAGCTCGGAGAGGATGTTCGACTTCCCGATCCCGCTCGGCCCCTCCACGAACACCAGGCGCGCCGCGCTGCGGTCGCCCCGCTGCGCCTCGCGGTAGAGGTCGGAGAGCTCGGCAAGCTCCGCCTCTCGCCCCGCGCAGTGGCTGTCGGTGGGGCCCCGCCCGTCGGAGCGGCTGGCGTCGGTCTGGGTCGGCGCGCCGTTCGAGGCGGCCGGCACAGGCCGGGACGCCTCTGCGAACGCGCGCGCCGCGTTGGAGGGGGAAGAGTCGTGGTGCATGTGTGGAAGCCCGGGAGGGGCGAGCGTCCCCTCCA
This window of the Sandaracinaceae bacterium genome carries:
- a CDS encoding protein kinase yields the protein MGARRDQDAQADEAPTSTRPPSIPTASQARRAKVNVPPPPSRMPPKGPKPPRPPSGAAPQPAARSSEATESGETSGPVARAEQPSANDVAPAPEAQTEQAEGDAPGRSSTRPTAAPPAREDSLIPDATEAEVIGRFARFDVLGRLATGGMADILLARQSLEGAGSRSVVIKVVRGEFAEDGEFAKMFLNEGRLAMRLSHPNICTVYECGRHEGRFYIAMEHVPGQTLRGLVVRLTRKKRRVPIPELLRIFSLVAEALHYAHRAKDSAGRPLRIVHRDVSPHNVMIRYDGIVKLLDFGVAKAERSEHSTEAGAVKGKFGYMSPEQAMGQPVDPRSDVFALGVCLFETLTGRRLFGRKTQYDTVKAILEEETPPPSTFRDDVPPGLDQIVTRALAKDPGQRYQRAEDFQHDLDHLLADMKEVVSAGRIGLLMEELFARELHAGPSLDADEDLRARLLASITSSGVAQSSEVPESPSTRRPVWMYAGIAILALALIATVFALSSFGGDDDVADLAPAPSPSPASTGPASGGGAAIGGSTAFVAPPSREAAQEEDVPSPSDDDNLADSTASTEVETATREEPSEPEAPTTRPRDRRTPSTGRGGRRGGPVIVTDPGF
- a CDS encoding sigma 54-interacting transcriptional regulator; this encodes MEGTLAPPGLPHMHHDSSPSNAARAFAEASRPVPAASNGAPTQTDASRSDGRGPTDSHCAGREAELAELSDLYREAQRGDRSAARLVFVEGPSGIGKSNILSELKSRVRLQGGVVLEGRCEPGRAFGPFAQIVDRSLRFLEEVGVAPETDLAGLACRGGCHRLWHLHGGADAERVPFATDDLPGATPETAVFEKRLRFFDAVAGLLREVARLRAPLIVLDHVERADRGTVELLEFLIEGGPVEDRLDGRDAPTRALFVASLRTDPEGGLPAPIEALRANDRATRLEVGTLDLAGVRAYLQSRGALERILERTSGVPEAIDLLLEGQPLTPEARLARRLDALPPIARSMVEALAVVGRHADLDELSRIAQVDPTPVERGAFAGCDLLGKNIVDGRILFSFGREADRERCYGLLSTARQRALHLRSADVCADGVDLQEAVRHAIAAGDHARASELAVVAAASLSARHAVGEAAALLESFLEASDDVPAAIREQLAELYRVSGHYRRALEHAREVLAASPSDPVAALRVGQLLTQAGEHEEAAEVLVRAHGHAERSGDPSLQAEVEAHLAELYYQSADYGEAHRWGARALAAAEDAGKLVIALMARNTLGKLALAQKEPTVAAPLFERNRDEAKASGLGHQEAQAHTNLAVALLLQRDLEGAERACHVAIDVASRVSDTRERAIATENLAVIAHLGRDYGHALDYYHQAVSLLKRLGNRAMLARVANNLGELYLTLGERGRARGLCEFATRVGGKLPGSVLAESLLLSGRIDGADGNVSAARDAFATARDAFARLSSVRQHEAALELVRLHLVDGDVPAARALLGELPLELPAKHEADRARVAADLERAAGGDTRVAARRAVDLAEACEDPERLLKALIRHARALGDSGEVGLATRVLERAQRVEDDLTSRVPDEARAAWAERPLRQELSTVAGGLASAWTRTRHESVPPPRALTGTHRALPKSALPKSGLGDERDAEWRRRFPELVGTSPALRQVFGVIDKVAAADAIVLVRGESGTGKELVAQAIHDSSKRRNKPLVKVNCAALVETLLLSELFGHERGAFTGANARKKGRFELADGGTIFLDEIGDISAKTQVALLRVLQEREFERVGGTQKIEVDVRIIAATHRDLEQMVEDGTFREDLYYRLRGVMMEMPPLRARLADVGPLAEHLLGRIAQERGEPVKRMSPEAIACLSQHRWPGNVRELENVLRSATLFADGGVLVPDDFAAFSESFLPPERASAARGERAELAPTIQESVESMLYERVRGGDVSLLEMKKVMERECIVRALEETDGNITRAADLLGMKRPRLSQLVKQYDLKAGS